A stretch of the Chlamydia pecorum E58 genome encodes the following:
- a CDS encoding sodium:solute symporter family transporter, producing MNFSVFLFCLLGIQVFCFYVGHRCGSGVSSDRESYFLAGRSLKVFPLMMTFIATQIGGGVLLGAAEEAFSYGYGVVLYPFGVSLGLILLGMGPGRKLASGSLFTVVAIFEVVYRSKALRKIAFFLSAVSLFFILVAQVVALDKLFCTFPYGRSLVLGFWMILACYTSTGGFRGVVKTDMIQALFLLVAVVGCGVAVWFCAPKTLEVVREFQPLPKGKLSNWIVMPMLFMLIEQDMVQRCMAAASPRGLRIAAVAAGCIILVFNFVPLFLGSLGGKVGVLGTCPLIGTVGYFCGPSVAAVIAAAIGVAILSTADSLISALAQLISEEIPALRVRYDRYIVLGLAAAAPLAAIGFTNIVDVLILSYSLSVCCLSVPIGFSLFFNYRPASLSGWAAVLCGGGSYILGHYTPLNLSDLFSWGCSLLAFSVAEGMWMLKRRRQYLCNERVDAQGE from the coding sequence ATGAACTTTTCAGTATTTTTGTTTTGTTTATTAGGGATTCAGGTGTTTTGTTTTTATGTTGGGCATCGTTGTGGCTCAGGAGTTTCCAGTGATCGCGAGAGTTATTTCCTAGCAGGGAGGAGCTTGAAGGTCTTTCCGTTGATGATGACATTCATTGCGACGCAAATAGGAGGAGGGGTACTTCTTGGCGCTGCTGAAGAGGCGTTTTCCTACGGGTATGGTGTGGTTCTTTATCCTTTTGGGGTATCTTTAGGCCTGATTCTTTTAGGGATGGGGCCGGGGAGAAAACTTGCTTCGGGGTCTTTGTTTACTGTTGTAGCGATTTTTGAGGTGGTTTATAGGTCTAAGGCTTTGAGGAAGATCGCCTTTTTCCTCTCTGCAGTGTCGTTATTTTTTATTCTCGTTGCGCAGGTAGTGGCTTTGGACAAGCTATTTTGTACCTTCCCCTACGGCAGATCCCTAGTATTGGGATTTTGGATGATCCTCGCATGCTACACTTCTACAGGAGGTTTTCGGGGGGTTGTCAAAACTGATATGATCCAGGCTTTGTTTCTTCTTGTGGCCGTTGTGGGTTGTGGGGTTGCTGTATGGTTTTGCGCTCCAAAAACTTTAGAGGTAGTTCGGGAGTTTCAGCCTCTTCCTAAGGGGAAGTTGTCCAATTGGATTGTCATGCCGATGCTTTTTATGCTTATTGAGCAAGATATGGTACAAAGGTGTATGGCCGCAGCTTCCCCAAGGGGATTAAGGATCGCTGCAGTAGCTGCAGGGTGCATCATTTTGGTTTTTAACTTTGTTCCGTTGTTCTTAGGCTCCCTTGGAGGAAAGGTCGGAGTTTTAGGGACATGCCCCCTTATTGGTACCGTAGGGTATTTTTGTGGTCCTTCTGTTGCTGCTGTAATAGCTGCAGCAATTGGCGTGGCGATTCTTTCTACTGCAGATTCACTAATTAGCGCTTTGGCACAGCTCATCAGTGAGGAGATCCCTGCTTTGCGCGTGCGCTACGATCGTTATATAGTTTTAGGTTTAGCAGCTGCGGCTCCTCTTGCGGCTATCGGCTTTACCAATATCGTCGATGTATTGATCCTAAGCTATAGCCTTTCTGTCTGTTGTCTTTCTGTCCCTATAGGATTTTCTTTATTTTTTAACTACCGCCCTGCGTCTCTTTCGGGCTGGGCTGCTGTTCTTTGTGGCGGGGGAAGCTACATTCTCGGCCACTACACCCCTTTAAACCTTAGTGATCTTTTTTCCTGGGGGTGTTCTTTACTTGCCTTTAGTGTTGCCGAGGGAATGTGGATGTTAAAAAGGCGCAGACAGTATCTATGCAATGAGCGTGTAGATGCCCAAGGTGAATAA